A region of Candidatus Omnitrophota bacterium DNA encodes the following proteins:
- a CDS encoding PIN domain nuclease: MKNINFYYIDTSVFGGYFDKEFFKTTCLFWSQAKEGRFRLLISDLVGKELEKASEPVRNLLMMFSTEDMMLIQITEEMDWLADEYVKTGIVYENYRDDALHVAAATLSPAKALVSWNFRHLVNIRREEGFNGVNLLKGYRQIRIVSPTEVIEYEE, translated from the coding sequence ATGAAAAATATTAATTTTTATTATATCGATACTTCTGTGTTTGGAGGATATTTCGATAAGGAGTTTTTTAAAACTACTTGTCTTTTCTGGTCTCAGGCGAAAGAGGGACGTTTTCGATTGTTGATTTCCGATCTGGTCGGGAAAGAACTGGAGAAAGCCTCAGAACCGGTTCGGAATTTACTCATGATGTTTTCCACTGAAGATATGATGCTCATTCAAATTACAGAAGAGATGGATTGGCTTGCGGACGAATATGTAAAAACGGGGATTGTTTACGAAAATTATCGGGATGACGCTTTACATGTGGCCGCCGCTACGCTATCTCCGGCCAAGGCTTTAGTGAGTTGGAATTTTCGTCATTTAGTCAATATTCGGCGTGAGGAAGGATTCAACGGCGTAAATTTATTAAAGGGATATCGGCAGATCAGAATTGTAAGTCCTACCGAGGTGATTGAATATGAAGAATAA
- a CDS encoding type II toxin-antitoxin system RelE/ParE family toxin → MNYRILYDPPVEREFAKINRQNTVHIVKVMGSLAKNPRPRRSQKLHGRENQYRIRIGDYQVIYVIDDEESFIRVAHIKNRKDVYR, encoded by the coding sequence ATGAATTACAGGATTTTATACGATCCGCCAGTAGAGCGTGAATTCGCGAAAATCAACCGCCAAAATACCGTCCACATCGTGAAAGTCATGGGTTCTCTCGCAAAAAATCCCCGGCCTCGCCGATCCCAAAAACTGCACGGTAGAGAGAATCAATACCGGATTCGGATAGGAGACTATCAAGTAATTTACGTTATCGATGACGAAGAATCTTTCATTCGCGTTGCCCATATAAAAAACCGAAAAGACGTTTACCGTTAA
- a CDS encoding DUF433 domain-containing protein, protein MLKRISVDPQICHGQPCIKGSRIMVWLILQYLANGDSAEDILTAYPSLTREDVQACLAYAAIAAQERVVSIEAIS, encoded by the coding sequence TTGTTAAAACGCATCAGCGTCGATCCGCAGATATGTCATGGCCAACCCTGCATTAAAGGCTCCCGCATCATGGTTTGGTTGATCCTGCAATATTTAGCTAATGGAGACAGCGCGGAAGATATTCTCACCGCTTATCCTTCTTTGACCCGCGAAGATGTCCAGGCGTGCTTGGCGTACGCCGCCATAGCCGCCCAGGAACGGGTAGTTTCCATTGAGGCGATATCGTGA
- a CDS encoding nucleotidyltransferase domain-containing protein encodes MHPAVLELKQKLLDRYGDRLVRFIVFGSYARGDAAPDSDIDILITMNGPVNWDFECEIIDLAYKIELEKDVVLDVKVYSDEDVQQTLLGATPFIENVMNEGMPL; translated from the coding sequence ATGCACCCCGCCGTCCTCGAACTTAAACAAAAATTGCTCGACCGCTACGGCGATCGCCTCGTCCGCTTTATTGTCTTTGGCTCTTACGCTCGCGGCGACGCCGCCCCGGATTCGGATATCGATATTCTGATTACGATGAATGGTCCGGTGAATTGGGATTTTGAATGCGAGATCATCGATTTAGCCTACAAAATCGAACTGGAAAAAGATGTTGTGCTGGATGTAAAAGTTTATTCCGATGAGGATGTTCAACAAACTCTTTTGGGCGCAACGCCTTTTATTGAAAATGTTATGAATGAAGGTATGCCTTTATGA
- a CDS encoding CocE/NonD family hydrolase, whose amino-acid sequence MKKIFAFSLGLFLFVFSFAAFAVDNSSPDYCRINKTWSESLPFSKPLEQMTQDERRKNLRLMGLFDQTEMVPMRDGVKLHTVIYRNPLLGKQPAIIIRTPYDMEAIETVATLMTLSGYAALIQHTRGRFGSEGEDLVFQTDGWGELQDGYDAVEWTAAQSWCDGNVGMWGHSAMGITASFASGAVPPHLKCEVIGFAASKGYGQTAYQGGVLRQSLLEGWLNGNGSGHMLPVFRAHPTDDDFWKLYDVEARASVINTPALFIGGFYDCFQQGTLNAFTNRQIQGAPGAKGTQRLIIGPWTHTNQLNAKQGQLTYSIDSIFSSEVNDTLAWFDHWLKGKNNGADANPPIKYYLMGDASDANAPGNEWRQADVWPPQSTPASFYLHESGSLSLTPPASEETALGFSCDPSSPVPTLGGANLEIPPGPYDQTPLESRPDVLVFTSSALSEPLEVVGEVRTQLYAEFNTADADLAVRLTDVYPDGHSMLVCDGILRASFRESFAAPQPLTPGEVYPLDIDLWSTSLVFNQGHKIRLIISNSNSPRFEINPIYAQTAPETPLTKIHFSPDRPSRLILPVTSGIPNVSVREWEKY is encoded by the coding sequence ATGAAAAAAATCTTCGCCTTTAGTTTGGGTTTATTCCTTTTCGTCTTTTCTTTCGCCGCATTCGCCGTGGACAACTCGTCGCCGGATTATTGCAGAATCAACAAAACCTGGTCCGAATCACTTCCTTTCTCGAAGCCGCTAGAGCAGATGACGCAGGATGAGCGGCGGAAAAATCTGCGCCTCATGGGACTTTTCGATCAAACGGAGATGGTTCCCATGCGCGACGGCGTCAAACTGCATACAGTTATCTACCGCAATCCCCTTTTGGGAAAGCAGCCCGCCATTATTATTCGAACGCCCTACGATATGGAAGCGATAGAGACGGTGGCGACGCTGATGACGCTGTCGGGCTACGCCGCCCTCATCCAACATACGCGCGGGCGCTTCGGTTCCGAGGGCGAAGACCTCGTTTTTCAGACCGACGGCTGGGGCGAACTTCAGGACGGCTATGACGCCGTGGAGTGGACCGCCGCCCAATCCTGGTGCGACGGCAACGTCGGCATGTGGGGGCATTCGGCGATGGGCATCACGGCTTCCTTCGCGTCCGGCGCCGTCCCGCCTCACTTGAAATGCGAGGTTATCGGCTTCGCGGCGAGCAAGGGCTATGGCCAGACCGCTTATCAGGGCGGCGTTCTACGCCAATCGCTTCTCGAAGGCTGGCTCAACGGCAATGGCAGCGGCCATATGCTGCCCGTCTTTCGCGCTCATCCTACAGACGACGATTTTTGGAAACTCTACGATGTAGAAGCGCGCGCCTCCGTCATTAATACGCCCGCTCTCTTCATTGGCGGCTTTTACGATTGCTTCCAGCAGGGGACGCTCAACGCCTTCACCAACCGCCAAATCCAAGGCGCGCCCGGCGCTAAAGGAACTCAACGCCTAATCATCGGTCCTTGGACGCATACGAATCAGTTGAACGCTAAACAAGGCCAGCTCACATACTCCATCGATTCGATTTTCTCTTCCGAGGTCAACGACACTTTAGCTTGGTTCGATCATTGGCTGAAGGGAAAAAATAACGGCGCCGACGCCAATCCGCCCATTAAATACTACCTCATGGGCGACGCCAGCGACGCCAACGCTCCCGGCAACGAATGGCGACAGGCGGACGTCTGGCCGCCGCAATCCACGCCCGCCTCCTTCTATCTTCACGAGTCGGGAAGCCTATCCCTTACGCCTCCAGCCTCTGAGGAAACCGCTTTAGGCTTCTCTTGCGATCCCAGCAGTCCCGTTCCTACGCTGGGCGGCGCCAATCTGGAAATTCCACCCGGTCCCTACGATCAAACGCCGCTGGAATCGCGTCCGGACGTTTTGGTTTTCACATCGTCCGCGCTGTCCGAACCGCTTGAAGTCGTCGGCGAAGTCCGCACCCAACTCTACGCCGAATTCAACACGGCGGACGCCGATCTCGCCGTCCGTCTCACCGACGTATACCCCGATGGGCACTCCATGCTGGTCTGCGATGGCATTCTGCGCGCTAGTTTCCGCGAATCCTTCGCTGCGCCTCAGCCCCTGACTCCCGGCGAAGTCTATCCGCTGGACATCGATCTTTGGAGTACAAGCCTCGTATTCAACCAAGGCCACAAAATCCGCCTCATCATTTCCAATTCCAATTCCCCTCGCTTCGAGATAAATCCCATATATGCGCAAACAGCGCCGGAAACGCCCCTGACGAAAATCCACTTTTCGCCGGATCGTCCCTCGCGCCTCATCCTTCCGGTTACGTCAGGCATTCCCAATGTCTCCGTGAGGGAGTGGGAGAAATATTGA